In a single window of the Porites lutea chromosome 14, jaPorLute2.1, whole genome shotgun sequence genome:
- the LOC140925172 gene encoding uncharacterized protein, whose translation MKSENNCHRNDKNVNIISAKENEIHFLKKLVEKERREVAFWRKKFVNKQPPAFSAKLLNTDKEIKTFLGLPNKTAFEVLFKLLEKKAPKIKYWQGPKKYSSQNRRNFSSTPKKSGPRRLLSVKDELILTLMTLRLGSLNADLAVRFQISETTVSKVINTWVRFLAKELKCLIYNPSKDVALQHLPKKFNNAKYRSVRHIIDCTEMFIETPKDPKVKAATWSDYKHHHTLKLLVSIMPCGSFNLISEAWGGRASDVAITRNSGFYDILEYGDEVMADKGFTIAEDLLVRHCQLHIPTGKRGSEQMRKEDVTKTKEVANLRIFVEQAIRRLKTFKILKHEVPILLLDKFDDIVTICAALCNLYPKLCT comes from the coding sequence ATGAAATCTGAAAACAACTGCCACAGGAATGACAAGAATGTAAACATAATATCTgctaaagaaaatgaaatacattTCTTAAAAAAGCTggtggaaaaagaaaggaggGAAGTTGCATTTTGGAGaaagaaatttgtaaacaagCAGCCACCAGCGTTTAGTGCCAAACTTTTAAATACTGACAAAGAAATTAAGACTTTCCTTGGATTGCCAAATAAGACAGCCTTTGAAGTCTTATTCAAACTGCTTGAGAAAAAAGctccaaaaataaaatactggCAAGGTCCAAAAAAGTATTCTTCACAAAATCGCAGGAATTTTTCAAGCACACCAAAAAAGTCCGGACCTAGGAGGTTATTGTCTGTCAAAGATGAACTTATATTGACACTTATGACACTTAGACTAGGGTCCTTGAATGCAGACCTAGCTGTTCGCTTTCAAATATCTGAGACAACTGTAAGCAAGGTAATAAACACGTGGGTTCGATTCTTGGCAAAGGAGCTGAAGTGCCTAATCTACAATCCATCAAAAGATGTTGCTTTGCAGCACTTGCCTAAAAAGTTCAACAATGCAAAGTACAGGAGTGTTAGGCACATCATAGATTGTACAGAAATGTTTATTGAAACTCCAAAGGACCCCAAGGTGAAAGCTGCAACATGGTCAGACTACAAACATCATCATACACTGAAATTGCTGGTCTCCATAATGCCATGTGGctcatttaatttaatttcagaGGCTTGGGGTGGTAGAGCATCAGATGTTGCTATTACTCGAAACTCGGGTTTCTATGACATTCTTGAATATGGGGATGAAGTCATGGCAGACAAAGGGTTCACCATTGCAGAGGATCTTTTAGTAAGGCATTGCCAATTACACATCCCAACAGGAAAAAGGGGCAGTGAACAAATGAGAAAGGAAGatgttacaaaaacaaaagaggttgcgaatttaagaatttttgttGAGCAGGCAATTCGCCGacttaaaacattcaaaatattgaaGCATGAAGTGCCCATCTTACTCTTGGATAAATTTGATGATATTGTCACTATCTGTGCAGCATTGTGCAACTTGTACCCAAAGCTTTGCACTTGA
- the LOC140923956 gene encoding uncharacterized protein, which yields MEYTPQQLNYFRICYIAFNLVPEGLRKVFKQEWNFLYMTTPFGEWKDIPQNGHDLYNNETGKSRKKNARYFATIQKGNTAEWDCSCVLFAILFSDSIGTTLSSTIRKEIDDLRQVRNDIAHINEVELTDAEFKNYVARVIAAFTSLKLSTDEIEDVKNQSSFPTAEVKSLKLKADGLKADLKAKNEEVKNLNSELQTKQEEVETLTQEIHTKVESFCSLTFRPSHQIIRRSNDVTRIKNKLEELYSESKGAISTIYISGIPGCGKSQFARQVGQEVYYKSLREDEGLTFVSTLNAETLDTLADSYFNLAKQLRVTEYALTNLATSTKVDSGEKIQHLKSFISPKVKQFSCWLIIVDNVVDVSVVRSYLPPTASEEWGHGQMLVTTQDTQSIPFNSPHTYHESLSKGMHPDDAVDLLREVSQISNQQQAEEVAEVLEYQPLALAAAAVYVQTIVNYGTPNYGWTKYLETLNSEEREAREELFAKKNRAYPKTTATAIRMAITRALESDKVLCEVFCLFSLCTSDSLPIEAAVDFVKFRNKQEKEEFIRAKILESTMITCLYDVDGTPTYLRVHNVVHEVLKSTVTSLLNRTHKAEYFSVAVKIFSSLIEDNKKLLLTSESACIKLRLTTSHCKELYQHFKTNFTSRELTNNELFPSIAPRNLVSWLSSTAEVSLDLSNISDAHLFCTSCSDFENYLDDELRDKLEKANYFRVQGLVSEDLGQYNQPKEYHEKNLAIRKEIYECYEKALNIYKTLYGEQHAAVKRTFNELGFVKRKQRELNQTRNKCCIV from the exons ATGGAATATACTCCACAACAGTTAAACTATTTCAGAATATGTTATATCGCCTTCAACTTGGTGCCCGAAGGGCTTCGGAAAGTCTTCAAACAAGAGTGGAATTTCCTTTACATGACAACCCCATTTGGAGAATGGAAAGACATTCCACAAAATGGCCACGATCTCTACAACAACGAAACAGGGAAAAGTCGCAAAAAAAATGCTCGATATTTTGCGACAATACAAAAGGGAAACACAGCAGAGTGGGACTGCAGTTGTGTACTTTTTGCGATATTGTTCTCGGATAGTATTGGCACCACTCTGAGTTCGACAATCAGAAAAGAGATCGACGATCTTCGACAGGTGCGAAACGACATCGCCCACATAAACGAGGTTGAACTTACTGATGCTGAGTTCAAAAATTATGTAGCAAGAGTGATAGCTGCATTTACATCTTTGAAACTCTCAACTGATGAAATCGAGGATGTTAAAAACCAGAGCAGCTTTCCCACGGCAGAAGTAAAAAGCTTAAAGCTAAAGGCTGATGGACTTAAAGCTGATTTAAAAGCGAAAAATGAAGAAGTTAAAAATCTAAACTCCGAATTACAGACCAAGCAGGAAGAAGTAGAAACCCTTACTCAGGAAATCCATACCAAAGTTGAGTCTTTCTGTAGTCTTACATTCAGGCCATCGCACCAAATCATCAGACGTTCCAACGATGTCACAAGAATCAAGAACAAGCTGGAGGAACTTTATAGTGAAAGCAAAGGGGCCATCAGCACCATTTATATATCAGGAATTCCGGGCTGTGGCAAAAGTCAATTCGCTCGTCAAGTGGGACAGGAAGTCTATTACAAAAGCTTGCGAGAAGACGAAGGTCTAACATTTGTTTCTACTCTGAATGCAGAAACCCTTGACACACTTGCCGACTCTTATTTTAATCTAGCTAAACAACTGAGAGTTACGGAATACGCTCTGACCAACCTAGCAACCTCCACGAAGGTAGACTCAGGTGAAAAAATTCAACATTTGAAGAGTTTTATTTCTCCAAAGGTGAAACAATTTTCTTGCTGGCTGATTATTGTGGATAATGTTGTTGACGTATCCGTGGTTCGCAGTTATCTGCCTCCAACCGCCAGTGAAGAGTGGGGTCATGGTCAGATGCTAGTAACTACTCAAGATACTCAGTCAATACCCTTCAATTCCCCTCATACTTACCATGAGTCTCTCAGTAAAGGAATGCACCCAGATGATGCAGTAGACCTTTTAAGAGAAGTGTCCCAAATTTCGAATCAACAACAAGCTGAGGAGGTTGCTGAAGTCCTCGAGTATCAGCCACTTGCCTTGGCAGCTGCTGCAGTCTACGTGCAAACTATTGTCAACTATGGTACCCCTAATTACGGTTGGACAAAATACCTGGAAACATTGAATAGCGAGGAACGCGAAGCCAGAGAAGAGCTTTTCGCGAAAAAAAACAGAGCATACCCCAAAACAACGGCTACTGCAATCAGAATGGCAATAACTCGAGCTTTGGAAAGCGACAAAGTTctttgtgaagtattttgtttgttttcgctTTGCACATCTGATTCTCTACCTATTGAGGCTGCAGTTGACTTTGTTAAATTTCgtaacaaacaagaaaaagaagaatttatCAGAGCTAAAATTCTGGAATCCACCATGATAACTTGCTTGTATGATGTTGACGGCACACCCACTTACTTAAGAGTACATAACGTTGTTCATGAAGTGCTTAAGTCCACTGTAACATCACTCCTGAACCGCACACATAAAGCTGAGTACTTTTCTGTTGCTGTTAAGATTTTCAGTTCATTAATTGAAGACAACAAGAAGCTACTACTTACAAGTGAGAGTGCGTGCATAAAGTTAAGGCTAACTACCAGTCATTGCAAAGAGTTATATCAACATTTCAAGACCAATTTTACTAGCAGAGAGTTAACAAATAATGAATTATTCCCCTCCATAGCTCCTAGAAATTTAGTATCCTGGCTTTCCTCGACTGCTGAAGTCAGTCTCGACTTGAGTAATATATCGGACGCTCACCTCTTTTGTACATCATGCtctgattttgaaaattatcttGATGACGAGCTAAGAGATAAGCTGGAAAAGGCGAATTATTTTCGAGTGCAAGGCCTTGTTTCCGAGGaccttggtcagtacaatcagCCTAAAGAATACCATGAGAAGAATCTtgccattagaaaagagatttatg AATGCTATGAAAAGGCTCTGAACATTTATAAAACCTTGTATGGCGAGCAGCATGCTGCTGTGAAAAGAACTTTCAACGAGTTAGGATTCgttaaaaggaaacaaagagaACTTAATCAAACTCGTAACAAATGTTGCATTGTGTAA